Proteins encoded within one genomic window of Spiribacter curvatus:
- a CDS encoding ABC transporter ATP-binding protein encodes MSLLNAEGLYAGYGGVDILRNTHLHVGADEIVVIVGPNGAGKSTAMKAVFGLVPIRTGRVTYRGDDITNHPPEQMVGRGIAYVPQEANVFPSLSVVENLELGAYVLRGPNAPRMEKVFEIFPRLKERRHQQAGVMSGGERQMVAMGRALMVEPSLLMLDEPTAGLSPRLIDETFERIKGINQLGIGVLMVEQNARQALAAADRGYVLATGENRYEDTGPGLLANPEVAEMFLGG; translated from the coding sequence ATGAGCCTGCTTAACGCTGAGGGCCTCTACGCGGGTTATGGTGGTGTCGATATCCTGCGCAATACGCATCTGCACGTTGGTGCGGACGAGATCGTCGTCATCGTTGGTCCCAATGGAGCGGGCAAATCAACGGCCATGAAGGCGGTCTTCGGGCTGGTCCCCATTCGCACCGGGCGCGTGACCTATCGCGGCGACGACATCACCAATCACCCCCCTGAGCAGATGGTCGGGCGCGGTATTGCCTATGTCCCGCAGGAGGCCAATGTCTTTCCGTCGCTGAGCGTGGTGGAGAATCTGGAGCTCGGTGCCTACGTCCTGCGCGGGCCAAACGCTCCGCGGATGGAGAAGGTCTTCGAGATCTTCCCCCGCCTCAAAGAGCGTCGCCACCAGCAGGCCGGGGTGATGTCTGGTGGCGAGCGCCAGATGGTGGCCATGGGCCGTGCATTGATGGTTGAGCCGAGCCTGCTCATGCTCGACGAACCGACAGCGGGCCTGTCTCCCCGGCTGATCGACGAGACCTTCGAGCGCATCAAGGGCATCAACCAGCTCGGTATCGGTGTGCTGATGGTCGAACAGAATGCTCGCCAGGCGCTCGCCGCCGCGGATCGGGGTTATGTCCTGGCCACCGGCGAGAATCGCTATGAAGACACCGGCCCTGGGCTCCTCGCGAATCCCGAGGTCGCGGAAATGTTCCTGGGCGGATAA
- a CDS encoding S9 family peptidase: protein MATTPPSHPPMAMRQPVTDTRHGVTRTDPYAWLRDPNWREAMVEPERLDPAIRDYLEAENAYADSVMAPLESLRESLVRELRGRIREDDSSVPSPDGPWAYYSRYREGGQHVLLCRRPRDGGDEQILLDGDAEAEGADYFQLGGAAHSPDHRHLVFAEDRAGAESFSLRIRDLDEGRDLAEVIQPARGDIAWANDGRTFLYTVIDDEHRPRWIYAHELGTPAAADVCVYTEEDAGFFLGVDRTESGRFLVIDSHDHTTSEVRWLPAESPTAEPRLIAARERGIEYSVSDHGDDWLIHTNAGEAEDFMIARAPIGATDRRDWTPVVTHQAGRLIEGMRVYADWLVRQELEDAESRLVIRALGTGEEHTIDQPDPCVEVGLIGGLEYHTDQLRFVVSGFAQPAQVFDYDMRTGQRVLRKTQTVPSGHDPEAYVSRRLMATAPDGERVPVSLFHRRDLVPDARTPLLLYGYGAYGISDLPGFSPNRLSLVDRGFVYAIAHVRGGKERGYRWYRQGRLSDKNHTFSDYIACAQALIEAGYTGTGQIAAHGGSAGGMLVGAVLNQQPTLFRAAIADVPFVDVLNTMLDPDLPLTPPEWPEWGNPIEDARAYADIAGYSPYDNVASRDYPHLLVTAGVSDPRVTYWEPAKWVARLRSEGQPSSTVLLHTNMSAGHGGPGGRFQFLEEVAYRYAFLLWAYGLASADH, encoded by the coding sequence ATGGCCACGACGCCACCGTCCCACCCGCCCATGGCGATGCGCCAGCCGGTCACCGATACCCGCCATGGCGTGACCCGAACCGATCCCTACGCCTGGCTGCGCGATCCGAACTGGCGTGAAGCGATGGTAGAGCCGGAGCGTCTGGATCCGGCGATCCGCGACTATCTGGAGGCCGAGAATGCCTATGCCGATTCGGTCATGGCGCCACTCGAGTCCTTGCGTGAATCACTGGTGAGGGAGCTGCGCGGGCGGATTCGCGAAGACGACAGCAGTGTGCCTTCGCCGGATGGGCCATGGGCCTATTATTCGCGCTATCGCGAGGGCGGACAGCATGTCCTGCTCTGCCGGCGTCCACGTGACGGCGGCGATGAGCAGATTTTGCTTGACGGCGATGCCGAGGCCGAGGGGGCGGATTACTTCCAGCTGGGCGGCGCCGCCCATAGTCCCGATCACCGCCATCTCGTCTTCGCCGAGGACCGGGCCGGTGCAGAGTCGTTCAGTCTGCGGATCCGCGATCTCGATGAGGGCCGTGACCTGGCCGAGGTCATTCAACCGGCGCGCGGTGATATTGCGTGGGCGAACGACGGCAGAACGTTCCTCTACACGGTGATTGACGACGAGCACCGGCCGCGCTGGATCTATGCGCATGAACTGGGAACACCGGCGGCGGCGGATGTGTGCGTCTACACCGAAGAGGATGCGGGATTCTTCCTGGGTGTGGATCGCACGGAAAGCGGACGCTTTCTGGTCATTGACAGCCATGACCACACGACCTCGGAGGTGCGCTGGCTGCCAGCGGAGTCGCCCACCGCCGAACCCCGTCTGATCGCGGCTCGCGAGCGTGGGATCGAGTATTCGGTGAGTGATCATGGCGATGACTGGCTGATTCATACCAACGCCGGCGAGGCGGAGGATTTCATGATCGCCCGCGCGCCGATCGGCGCCACGGATCGCCGCGACTGGACGCCTGTGGTGACTCACCAGGCCGGGCGGCTGATTGAGGGGATGCGGGTGTACGCCGACTGGCTGGTCCGCCAGGAGCTTGAGGATGCCGAGTCGCGGCTCGTGATCCGCGCCCTGGGGACGGGCGAGGAGCACACCATCGATCAGCCCGATCCCTGCGTGGAGGTGGGCCTCATCGGGGGGCTGGAGTACCACACCGATCAGCTGCGGTTCGTCGTCAGCGGCTTTGCGCAGCCGGCACAGGTGTTTGATTACGACATGCGCACCGGCCAGCGGGTGCTGCGCAAGACCCAGACGGTTCCCTCCGGCCACGACCCGGAGGCGTATGTCTCGCGACGCCTGATGGCGACGGCGCCGGATGGCGAGCGGGTGCCGGTCTCGCTATTCCACCGTCGCGATCTCGTCCCGGATGCGCGGACGCCGCTGCTGCTCTATGGTTACGGCGCCTACGGCATCAGCGACCTGCCGGGCTTCAGCCCCAATCGCCTGTCACTGGTGGATCGCGGGTTCGTCTACGCCATCGCCCATGTGCGGGGTGGCAAGGAGCGTGGCTATCGCTGGTACCGTCAGGGCCGTCTGTCAGACAAAAACCATACTTTCAGTGACTATATCGCCTGTGCCCAGGCGCTGATCGAGGCGGGCTACACCGGCACGGGGCAGATTGCCGCCCATGGCGGCAGTGCCGGTGGCATGCTGGTGGGCGCGGTCCTCAATCAGCAACCGACGCTGTTCCGGGCCGCAATCGCCGATGTGCCTTTTGTCGATGTGCTCAACACCATGCTCGATCCCGATCTGCCGCTGACGCCGCCGGAATGGCCGGAGTGGGGCAATCCGATCGAGGATGCCCGGGCCTATGCCGATATCGCCGGCTACTCTCCGTACGACAACGTCGCGTCGCGGGACTACCCGCATCTGCTGGTGACGGCGGGGGTGTCCGATCCGCGGGTCACTTACTGGGAGCCGGCGAAATGGGTGGCAAGACTGCGCAGTGAGGGCCAGCCATCAAGTACCGTCCTGCTGCATACCAACATGAGTGCGGGCCATGGTGGCCCGGGCGGGCGTTTTCAGTTTCTCGAAGAAGTGGCCTACCGCTATGCATTCCTGTTGTGGGCTTATGGGCTGGCATCCGCGGATCACTGA
- a CDS encoding DUF2334 domain-containing protein: MSRPDVHLSIHDVMPSTLGAVRTLIDRCRAHGWPPPVLLIVPGLEWDCEGLAQLHRWQADGHPLAGHGWRHGIRTFGGLWHRLHGALISRRVAEHLCLDADGILALMRRCHEWFGTQGLTPNGLYVPPAWALGAVPRRRLNEQPFSSVETIRGIYSLADQRWHYRALLGYEAGNGFQQRMLSVSNALNRRRPPAAGLRIGLHPHDAQLPLANAMERDLARFSPRPPEGG; this comes from the coding sequence ATGAGCCGGCCCGATGTCCATCTCAGCATCCACGATGTCATGCCCTCGACCCTCGGCGCCGTCAGGACACTCATCGACCGCTGTCGGGCTCATGGCTGGCCGCCGCCGGTGCTACTCATCGTCCCTGGCCTGGAATGGGACTGCGAGGGGCTCGCACAACTGCACCGCTGGCAGGCCGATGGCCATCCGCTGGCGGGACATGGCTGGCGACATGGCATCCGCACGTTCGGCGGACTCTGGCATCGACTCCACGGCGCACTCATCTCGAGGCGGGTCGCCGAACACCTCTGCCTGGACGCAGACGGCATTCTTGCACTCATGCGTCGATGCCACGAATGGTTCGGTACCCAGGGGCTGACGCCCAATGGTCTCTATGTGCCCCCGGCCTGGGCACTGGGTGCGGTTCCGCGTCGGCGGCTCAACGAGCAACCATTCTCAAGTGTGGAAACGATCAGGGGGATCTATTCGCTGGCTGACCAGCGCTGGCATTACCGGGCACTGCTCGGCTATGAGGCGGGCAACGGTTTTCAGCAACGGATGCTGTCGGTGAGCAATGCTCTCAACCGGCGACGCCCGCCGGCGGCGGGGCTGCGCATCGGGCTCCATCCCCACGATGCCCAGCTCCCGCTGGCGAACGCCATGGAGCGGGATCTGGCGCGGTTCAGCCCGCGTCCGCCAGAAGGCGGTTGA
- a CDS encoding FKBP-type peptidyl-prolyl cis-trans isomerase, which produces MQIEKNAVVAIDYTLRDTEGEVLDASPEGQPLQYLHGAGNIIPGLENALEGKAAGDDIDVSIPPEEGYGERDDRLQQDVPKSMFEGVDSVEAGMRFQAQTQSGTQVVTVAAVSGDNVTVDANHPLAGQTLNFKVKVSEVREASNEELEHGHVHDGEQTE; this is translated from the coding sequence ATGCAGATCGAAAAGAACGCGGTAGTCGCCATCGACTATACCCTGCGCGACACCGAGGGCGAGGTGCTCGACGCATCCCCCGAAGGCCAGCCACTGCAGTATCTGCATGGCGCCGGCAACATCATCCCCGGGCTCGAGAATGCGCTCGAGGGCAAGGCCGCGGGTGACGATATCGACGTCAGCATTCCACCGGAGGAAGGCTACGGTGAGCGCGACGACCGGCTCCAGCAGGATGTGCCCAAAAGCATGTTTGAGGGCGTCGATTCCGTCGAGGCCGGCATGCGTTTCCAGGCCCAGACCCAGTCGGGCACGCAGGTCGTTACCGTTGCCGCCGTGAGTGGCGACAACGTAACCGTCGATGCCAACCACCCCCTCGCCGGCCAGACCCTGAATTTCAAGGTCAAGGTCTCCGAGGTTCGTGAAGCATCGAACGAGGAGCTCGAGCACGGCCACGTCCACGACGGCGAGCAGACCGAATAG
- a CDS encoding DMT family transporter, which produces MAVPTSGARLGPTSDHARGLMLAAGAVLLISFDALLVRLADAPHWDIVLWRGTLIAITLAVWMLVSGQRLHMPAGRRDRWLIVLSVIMLSGNTTLFVLSVSYTAAANTVVILAASPFFAALFSALFLRERVPLRTWLAIATAMAGVIVVFGGGMRGGTALGDFFAMTLAVTVGGHLTILRRFPAVPRLPLICLSGVLAALTALAFANPLSLSAQSYAVIAVMGVAQMPLATVMLAVATRYLPSPEVSLALLLETVLAPIWVWWVLGEAVPPLTAVGGALILMTVAVHAMLALREEKT; this is translated from the coding sequence TTGGCCGTTCCCACCTCGGGCGCGCGACTAGGCCCGACAAGTGATCACGCCCGCGGTCTGATGCTGGCCGCTGGCGCGGTGTTGCTGATCAGCTTCGACGCGCTGTTGGTGCGACTCGCCGATGCCCCGCACTGGGATATCGTGCTCTGGCGGGGGACCCTGATCGCCATCACGCTGGCGGTGTGGATGCTCGTATCCGGGCAGCGCCTGCATATGCCTGCGGGACGTCGCGATCGATGGTTGATCGTGCTCAGCGTCATCATGCTGTCCGGGAATACGACGCTGTTCGTGCTATCGGTCTCCTACACCGCGGCGGCGAACACCGTGGTGATTCTTGCCGCCTCGCCGTTCTTTGCGGCCCTGTTCTCAGCGCTTTTTCTGCGCGAACGGGTCCCACTGCGGACCTGGCTGGCGATTGCCACGGCGATGGCGGGCGTGATTGTCGTGTTCGGTGGCGGCATGCGTGGTGGAACCGCACTGGGCGATTTCTTCGCGATGACACTGGCCGTGACCGTCGGCGGGCACCTGACGATCCTGCGGCGGTTTCCGGCGGTGCCGCGCCTGCCGCTGATCTGTCTGTCCGGGGTGCTTGCGGCGCTCACCGCTCTGGCATTCGCCAACCCGCTGTCGCTGAGTGCGCAGAGCTATGCGGTGATTGCGGTGATGGGCGTTGCCCAGATGCCCCTCGCGACTGTCATGCTGGCGGTGGCAACGCGTTATCTGCCCTCTCCCGAGGTCAGCCTGGCGCTGCTGCTCGAGACCGTGCTGGCCCCGATCTGGGTGTGGTGGGTACTGGGTGAGGCCGTGCCACCGCTGACTGCCGTGGGCGGTGCGCTGATTCTAATGACTGTGGCCGTGCATGCGATGCTCGCCTTGAGAGAGGAGAAAACCTGA
- a CDS encoding DUF2058 family protein, whose product MSDSLRDQLLKSGLADEQSVKKTRSNKRKKRRRGETDTEQAAASEAAAQREADRRARDRTLNARRQEARQQQAEEQAARQMVIDREIGHDGDERFQFSHNGRIRPIRVSAAQRGDLAAGRLAIARTRGRYRLIPGDIVEFVQSRAPFLIAWSAADSGGADDEDDAYADFPVPDDLMW is encoded by the coding sequence ATGAGCGACAGTCTCCGCGATCAACTCCTGAAATCCGGCCTTGCCGATGAACAGTCGGTTAAAAAGACCCGCAGCAACAAACGCAAGAAGCGGCGCCGCGGTGAGACCGATACCGAACAGGCAGCGGCGAGCGAGGCCGCCGCCCAGCGCGAAGCCGATCGCCGGGCGCGCGATCGCACGCTCAATGCCCGCCGCCAGGAAGCGCGCCAGCAGCAGGCGGAGGAACAGGCCGCTCGGCAGATGGTCATCGATCGAGAGATCGGCCACGACGGTGACGAGCGTTTCCAGTTCAGCCATAACGGCAGAATCCGTCCAATCCGCGTGAGTGCCGCGCAACGCGGCGATCTCGCCGCGGGACGCCTCGCCATTGCGCGCACCCGGGGACGCTATCGGCTGATCCCCGGGGACATCGTTGAATTCGTGCAGTCCCGGGCACCGTTCCTCATCGCCTGGAGCGCCGCGGACAGCGGCGGCGCCGATGATGAGGATGATGCCTATGCCGATTTCCCGGTGCCTGATGATCTGATGTGGTGA
- a CDS encoding ABC transporter ATP-binding protein — translation MIEIERISRAFGGLQAVRSVSFTVAEGSVTGLIGPNGAGKSTLFSIIAGALPPDSGVIRLRGEDITGLPTHQLFHKGLVRTFQIPHEFSRMTVRENLMVVPARQRGENLLQSWLRWPTVVREDREILRKADEVLEFLEIDHLRDELAGNLSGGQKKLLDLGRTMMTDAKAVLLDEPGAGVNRTLLGKLADAIERLNRERGYTFCVIEHDMDLIARLCDPVMVMANGELIAHGDMATLRENPQVREAYLGTGGSGDQGAATS, via the coding sequence GTGATTGAAATCGAGCGGATTTCCCGGGCATTCGGTGGCCTGCAGGCAGTGCGGTCGGTTTCCTTCACGGTCGCCGAAGGCAGCGTGACAGGGCTGATCGGCCCCAACGGCGCCGGCAAATCGACGCTTTTCAGCATCATTGCCGGCGCACTGCCGCCTGACAGTGGCGTCATCCGCCTGCGCGGTGAAGATATCACCGGGCTCCCCACCCATCAGCTCTTTCACAAGGGGCTGGTGCGGACTTTCCAGATCCCTCACGAATTCTCACGCATGACCGTTCGCGAGAACCTCATGGTCGTGCCGGCCCGACAGCGCGGCGAGAACCTTCTCCAGAGCTGGCTACGCTGGCCGACAGTGGTAAGGGAGGATCGCGAGATCCTGCGCAAGGCGGATGAGGTCCTCGAGTTCCTCGAGATCGATCATCTGCGCGACGAGCTGGCGGGCAATCTGTCCGGTGGACAGAAGAAACTGCTCGACCTCGGCCGGACGATGATGACCGATGCCAAGGCGGTACTACTTGATGAGCCTGGCGCGGGCGTCAACCGGACCCTGCTCGGCAAGCTGGCCGATGCCATCGAGCGCCTCAACCGTGAGCGCGGTTATACCTTCTGCGTGATCGAGCACGACATGGACCTCATCGCCCGACTCTGCGATCCGGTAATGGTCATGGCCAATGGCGAGTTGATTGCTCATGGCGACATGGCGACGCTGCGTGAGAATCCACAGGTCCGTGAGGCCTACCTTGGGACTGGCGGAAGCGGCGATCAGGGGGCCGCTACATCATGA
- a CDS encoding sulfotransferase has product MFRVIADWLGLVSSGLIPRRDGLLRNGPRRWAVSLGLGLLLPFALAYYWAGLGLDELLFRGYRRRPIKRPVFILGVPRSGTTALHEALAQDPQFTTQRTWECLLAPSVSHRYLWRGLARLDRFAGGPLHRLAGWINRRWLAPLTGAHPLSARAPEEDYLSLLPHLSAFILVVAFPDSHRLWRLGRGDAALTQTERDRLMTRYRRSIQRHLHFHATDQTYLAKNASHATLVATLQHAFPEARFIACLRDPAEVVSSQLSSLTPGLEALHGRIDRDALSQRMLRQLHFGYTDLLSVLPAQPPGRAVFVPLPAQRNGLADTIREVYSTLDLALADAFAQRLATLDRQAREHRSGHRHSLNDYRLDAGRIAERFADVGAAFDFARAQPVSAADIQALEPQQRVVVVSDAAPRRNGVGTYYSDLIDHLRDEVETIRLIAAGDPDQPMRHWYEAGLPGDDTQRVALPSPFELHRAIADARPDVLIVATPGPYGVLAGLMAKGLGARLIFGLHTDYEALATLYWGRLRGPINRWFMARINGLLFRRAAVVVSNSAHMHRLAADKGAQRVERVHTPIPRDFLDTEPAALELPPERILFVGRLAAEKRVGTVIAAAEAHPQCQFEIVGEGPERETVRAAAERLDNLTDRGWLDRCQLRDALDASDLLILPSRVEAFGTVALEAMVRGRLALVSPGCGIADWPEFADGLLVMEQDETVTQALDRILEQSPTVLAECGATARRQAAAMTRRCVHEWLSLIHP; this is encoded by the coding sequence GTGTTCCGCGTTATCGCCGACTGGCTCGGGCTTGTCAGCTCGGGCCTCATCCCGCGTCGTGATGGCCTGTTGCGCAACGGGCCACGACGCTGGGCAGTCAGCCTCGGCCTCGGGCTGCTCCTTCCCTTTGCCCTGGCCTACTACTGGGCAGGACTGGGGCTCGACGAGCTTCTCTTCCGGGGCTATCGACGACGACCCATCAAACGCCCGGTCTTCATCCTCGGCGTTCCGCGCAGTGGCACGACGGCACTGCACGAGGCCCTCGCCCAGGACCCACAGTTCACCACCCAGCGCACCTGGGAGTGCCTGCTCGCCCCATCGGTCAGCCATCGCTATCTGTGGCGTGGACTGGCGCGGCTTGACCGGTTTGCCGGTGGGCCACTGCATCGCCTTGCAGGCTGGATCAACCGCCGCTGGCTCGCGCCACTGACCGGTGCCCATCCACTCTCAGCGCGTGCGCCGGAAGAGGACTACCTCAGCCTTCTGCCGCACCTCTCGGCGTTCATCCTTGTGGTGGCGTTTCCTGACAGTCACCGGCTCTGGCGTCTTGGCCGCGGTGATGCTGCCCTGACACAGACCGAGCGGGATCGGCTCATGACCCGTTACCGGCGGAGCATCCAGCGGCATCTCCATTTCCATGCCACCGACCAGACCTATCTGGCCAAGAACGCCAGTCATGCGACGCTGGTCGCAACGCTGCAACACGCCTTCCCGGAGGCGCGTTTCATCGCCTGCCTCCGTGATCCCGCAGAGGTCGTGTCATCACAGCTCTCGAGTCTGACGCCGGGGCTCGAGGCCCTCCACGGCCGAATCGACCGGGACGCGCTCAGCCAACGAATGCTCCGTCAGCTACATTTCGGCTATACGGACCTGCTCTCAGTACTGCCCGCACAACCACCCGGACGGGCGGTTTTCGTTCCTCTCCCCGCCCAACGCAACGGGCTCGCCGATACCATCCGTGAGGTCTACTCAACGCTGGACCTGGCCCTTGCGGACGCATTTGCGCAACGCCTCGCCACACTCGACCGCCAGGCCCGCGAGCACCGGTCAGGGCATCGGCACTCGCTCAATGACTATCGCCTCGATGCCGGGCGGATCGCCGAGCGATTCGCCGATGTCGGCGCGGCATTCGACTTCGCCCGCGCCCAACCAGTCAGCGCTGCCGACATCCAGGCACTCGAACCGCAACAGCGGGTGGTTGTCGTGTCGGATGCCGCGCCCCGTCGCAACGGCGTTGGCACCTACTACAGCGACCTGATCGATCACCTGCGTGATGAGGTCGAGACGATCCGCCTGATCGCCGCCGGAGACCCTGATCAGCCGATGCGTCACTGGTATGAGGCGGGGCTACCCGGTGATGATACCCAGCGCGTCGCGCTGCCCTCGCCGTTCGAGCTGCATCGCGCCATCGCCGACGCCCGGCCGGATGTTCTGATCGTCGCGACCCCGGGGCCCTACGGTGTGCTCGCCGGACTGATGGCGAAGGGCCTGGGGGCGCGCCTGATCTTCGGTCTGCATACCGACTACGAGGCCCTTGCGACGCTCTACTGGGGCAGGCTGCGGGGCCCCATCAACCGCTGGTTCATGGCCCGCATCAACGGACTGCTGTTCCGTCGGGCGGCCGTAGTGGTCAGTAATTCAGCGCACATGCATCGGCTCGCCGCGGACAAGGGTGCGCAGCGGGTGGAGCGGGTCCACACCCCGATCCCGCGTGATTTCCTCGACACCGAGCCCGCTGCGCTGGAGCTGCCCCCCGAACGGATCCTGTTTGTCGGTCGGCTGGCCGCGGAAAAACGCGTCGGGACGGTCATCGCGGCGGCCGAGGCACATCCTCAGTGCCAGTTCGAGATTGTGGGCGAAGGCCCAGAGCGCGAGACGGTCAGGGCCGCCGCGGAGCGCCTCGACAATCTGACCGACCGCGGCTGGCTGGACCGCTGTCAGCTGCGTGACGCACTGGATGCGAGCGATCTGCTGATCCTGCCATCGCGCGTTGAGGCGTTCGGGACCGTCGCCCTCGAGGCGATGGTGCGGGGACGGCTCGCACTGGTCTCGCCAGGTTGCGGGATCGCCGACTGGCCGGAGTTTGCGGACGGGCTGCTGGTAATGGAGCAGGACGAGACTGTCACCCAGGCCCTCGATCGCATCCTCGAGCAGTCGCCAACGGTGCTCGCCGAGTGCGGCGCCACGGCGCGCCGCCAGGCCGCTGCAATGACCCGTCGCTGTGTCCATGAGTGGCTTTCGTTAATCCACCCATGA
- a CDS encoding DMT family transporter — MRNLPEWAWALALPASFVMLWSTGFIGARLGLPYIEPMTFLAIRMLLATGLLFAVALLTHAPWPGSARAVAHTAIAGLLVHGCYLGGVFWAIDRGQAAGVTAIFVALQPLLTATLAGPLLGERVSRGQWLGLLLGFAGVSLVVSSRLQEGTAGSATLISTTVALLGITLGTLYQKRFCPVTDLRTGGAIQFAATGLVFTGIAAATETGRITWTGELVFALAWLVLVLSVGAIGLLFLLIQHGAASRVAALFYLAPPLTVVMAWGLFDERLAPSALAGLVVVVIGVALVQRARPAPAAQG, encoded by the coding sequence ATGCGCAATCTGCCGGAGTGGGCCTGGGCACTGGCCCTGCCCGCGTCATTCGTCATGCTCTGGAGCACGGGATTTATCGGCGCCCGACTCGGGCTGCCGTACATCGAGCCAATGACCTTCCTGGCGATCCGCATGCTGCTCGCCACGGGGCTGCTGTTCGCGGTGGCCCTGCTCACTCACGCACCCTGGCCGGGCAGCGCCCGGGCCGTCGCCCATACCGCCATCGCCGGGCTGCTGGTGCATGGCTGCTACCTCGGCGGCGTTTTCTGGGCAATCGACCGCGGTCAGGCTGCCGGGGTCACCGCCATCTTTGTTGCCCTGCAGCCTCTGCTCACGGCCACCCTGGCGGGGCCCCTGCTCGGCGAGCGGGTCAGCCGCGGCCAGTGGCTTGGCCTGCTGCTTGGCTTCGCCGGGGTTTCGCTGGTCGTTTCCTCCCGACTGCAGGAGGGCACCGCTGGCTCCGCCACGCTCATCAGCACCACCGTGGCCCTGCTCGGCATCACCCTGGGCACGCTGTACCAAAAGCGGTTCTGTCCTGTGACGGATCTGCGCACCGGCGGTGCGATTCAGTTTGCCGCGACGGGCCTGGTCTTTACAGGCATCGCCGCAGCCACGGAGACCGGCCGGATCACCTGGACCGGGGAGCTCGTCTTTGCGCTGGCCTGGCTGGTGCTGGTGCTCTCGGTCGGCGCCATCGGCCTGCTTTTCCTGCTCATCCAGCACGGCGCGGCCTCCCGCGTGGCCGCCTTGTTCTACCTGGCGCCACCGCTGACCGTGGTGATGGCCTGGGGCCTCTTCGATGAGCGTCTCGCCCCCAGCGCCCTCGCCGGCCTGGTCGTCGTGGTCATCGGCGTCGCCCTGGTCCAGCGCGCCCGCCCCGCGCCGGCGGCGCAGGGGTAG
- a CDS encoding superoxide dismutase gives MAFTLPDLPYDYDALDRSIDARTMEIHHTKHHNTYVTKLNAAVDGTDHAGKPLEDLLTGVSALPTAVRNNGGGHYNHSMFWKMLSPNGGGAPTGAVADAITQAFGSFDTFRETFTNAALGRFGSGWAWLIHTPEGLKVTSTPNQDNPLMDVAEDRGKPVLGIDVWEHAYYLRYQNRRPDYVEAFWDVVNWDEVNRLLADAG, from the coding sequence ATGGCCTTTACGCTACCGGATTTGCCCTATGACTATGACGCACTGGATCGCTCTATTGATGCCCGCACCATGGAGATCCACCACACCAAGCATCACAACACCTACGTCACCAAGCTCAACGCGGCGGTGGACGGGACCGATCACGCCGGGAAGCCGCTCGAGGATCTGCTGACCGGAGTGTCCGCGCTACCGACGGCAGTGCGTAACAACGGTGGCGGTCACTATAACCACTCGATGTTCTGGAAAATGCTCTCGCCCAACGGCGGTGGCGCACCCACCGGGGCAGTGGCCGATGCCATCACCCAGGCCTTCGGATCGTTCGACACGTTCCGCGAGACCTTCACCAACGCCGCGCTGGGCCGCTTCGGCTCTGGCTGGGCCTGGCTGATCCACACGCCGGAAGGGCTTAAGGTCACCTCCACGCCCAATCAGGACAATCCGCTCATGGATGTCGCCGAGGACCGCGGTAAGCCGGTGCTGGGCATTGATGTGTGGGAGCACGCCTATTACCTGCGCTATCAGAACCGCCGGCCGGACTACGTCGAGGCGTTCTGGGACGTGGTGAACTGGGACGAGGTCAACCGCCTTCTGGCGGACGCGGGCTGA
- a CDS encoding SHOCT domain-containing protein, with protein sequence MVFPKTLPILAACLSLTACGMIPGNTDSDTATSSDSSEPVSGFIDTLSTPALTVGTSAPDSGYRKVDQLTRYAQVNCNIASERDAGVEEIATRLRDEAADTDADYLRILGTGSLYSRGICDERQLQMTGATYRRYQASGDTAAPADDTGSAPTTDSLSSRLEELDGLRDRGLLDQAEYEQLRERVLDEAY encoded by the coding sequence ATGGTATTTCCCAAAACCCTGCCGATCCTCGCGGCCTGCCTCAGCCTGACTGCCTGCGGCATGATACCCGGCAATACCGACAGCGACACGGCCACTTCCTCCGATTCCAGCGAACCGGTTTCGGGGTTCATCGACACCCTCAGCACGCCAGCGCTGACGGTCGGCACCAGTGCGCCCGACAGCGGCTACCGCAAGGTCGATCAGCTCACCCGCTATGCCCAGGTCAACTGCAATATCGCGTCGGAGCGTGATGCCGGCGTTGAAGAGATCGCCACGCGCCTTCGTGATGAGGCGGCGGATACCGATGCCGATTACCTGCGCATCCTTGGGACGGGGTCGCTCTATAGTCGTGGCATCTGTGACGAGCGCCAGCTGCAGATGACCGGTGCGACCTATCGACGCTATCAGGCATCGGGCGACACCGCCGCGCCGGCCGATGATACCGGGTCAGCGCCCACGACAGACTCCCTTTCCAGCCGGCTCGAGGAGCTCGACGGGCTGCGTGATCGCGGCCTGCTCGACCAGGCCGAGTATGAACAGCTCCGCGAGCGGGTGCTCGACGAGGCCTACTAG